The Deinococcus hopiensis KR-140 sequence ACGGCAGTTCTCGTGCGGGTCGACGACGATGAGGACAAACTGGTGGTTCTTCACGAAAATGGGTGGACAGACGCGGAGATCATGAAGGCCGTGTGGTTTCAGGAGAGGTATTTCGGCACGCGCCTCGTGCGCTAGGGTTCACCCCATGACCGAGGCAAAACGGCCCGTAACCCTGATCACCGGCGCGACGGGCGGCATCGGCGTGGCGCTGGCCCGCGCCCTCTCGGGGGCCCATGGCCTCATCCTGCAGGGGCGCGATGGGGAACGCCTGGAAGCCCTCTGCGCCGAGGTGGATGGACGGCCCCTCCTCCTTGACCTGACGAAGCCAGCGACGTTTGCGGAAGCTGTGGCTGGACTGGAGCGGGTTACCAACGTGGTCCACAACGCTGGGGTGGTGGAACTGGGCGCGGTGGAGGAGCAGGGGCACGAGGTCTGGACGCACACCCTGGCGGTCAACGTGGTGGCCCCAGCGGCCCTCACGCGGGCGCTGCTGCCCCGGGTGCGGGACGAGCGGGGTACCTTCGTGTTCGTGAACAGTGGGGCGGGCCTACAGGCGAATGCCGGGTGGGGCAGCTACGCGGCGAGCAAGTTTGCCCTGAAGGCCCTGGCCGATTCACTGCGCGCCGAGGAAGCCGCGCACGGCGTCCGCGTTTCTACCGTCTATCCGGGACGCACAGCGGGCCCCATGCAGCAGAAGGTCCGCGAGCAGGAGGGCGGTCCCTACGACGGGGCGACCTACCTGCGCGCCGAGACGGTGGCTGCCACCATCCGCTTCGTGCTGGACGCCCCCAGGGATGCGACGCTGCCCGATGTCGGCGTGCGGCCCGGACCGGGCCAGGGGGCAAAGGGATGAGCGCCGCCTTGCCACTCGCCCGGCAGGACTACGACGCCATCGTTATTGGCGCGGGTCCGGCAGGACTAAACGCGTCCCTGGTGCTGGGCGGAGCGGGGCGTGAGACGCTGCTGCTCGACGGCGGGCCACCGCGCAACCTCAAGGCGCGGGCGGCGCACGGGGTCTTTACCCGCGACGGGGCCACGCCCACCCACCTCAAAACGCTCGGCCTGGGGGACCTTGCCACCTATCCGGTGACGGTCTACCCTGGCCTCGCGCGGGAAGCGGTGGCGGTGCCCGAAGGCTTTGCGCTGCGCCTGGACAGCGGCTGGGTACGGGCGCGGCGGCTGCTGTTCGCCACAGGGGTGCGCGACGTGCTGCCGAACGTGCCCGGCCTGCGCGAGCGCTGGGGGTACACGGTCCACCACTGCCCCTACTGCGACGGCTGGCCGTGCCGGGACCTGGCCCTCGGCGTGCTGGGATCCGGCCAGGAGGGGCACCACCTCGCGCTCAGCGTGCGCTCGTGGTCTCCCCGGGTGATCCTGCTGACCGACGGCCCCGACGAATTGACGGACGAGCAGCGTGAGGACCTGCGGCGGGTGGGCATTCCCGTTCGTACCGCACCCATCCTGCGCCTGGGGGGCCAGGACGATGTGCGGATACGCTTTCGGGGAGGCGGGAGCCTATGTTTGGACGCCCTGTTTCTCAATCCCACCCAGGCCCAGAACAGCACCCTGCCGGCCGCGCTGGGCTGCGAGCTGAACGGGAAGAGCCGCGTGGTGGTCAACGAGAACGGCATGACGAGCGTGCGTGGCCTCTGGGCAGCAGGCGACATGACGGGCGCGCCCCAGTACGTCATGAGCGCGGCGTCAAGCGGCATGACGGCGGCCGT is a genomic window containing:
- a CDS encoding SDR family oxidoreductase, which codes for MTEAKRPVTLITGATGGIGVALARALSGAHGLILQGRDGERLEALCAEVDGRPLLLDLTKPATFAEAVAGLERVTNVVHNAGVVELGAVEEQGHEVWTHTLAVNVVAPAALTRALLPRVRDERGTFVFVNSGAGLQANAGWGSYAASKFALKALADSLRAEEAAHGVRVSTVYPGRTAGPMQQKVREQEGGPYDGATYLRAETVAATIRFVLDAPRDATLPDVGVRPGPGQGAKG
- a CDS encoding NAD(P)/FAD-dependent oxidoreductase, encoding MSAALPLARQDYDAIVIGAGPAGLNASLVLGGAGRETLLLDGGPPRNLKARAAHGVFTRDGATPTHLKTLGLGDLATYPVTVYPGLAREAVAVPEGFALRLDSGWVRARRLLFATGVRDVLPNVPGLRERWGYTVHHCPYCDGWPCRDLALGVLGSGQEGHHLALSVRSWSPRVILLTDGPDELTDEQREDLRRVGIPVRTAPILRLGGQDDVRIRFRGGGSLCLDALFLNPTQAQNSTLPAALGCELNGKSRVVVNENGMTSVRGLWAAGDMTGAPQYVMSAASSGMTAAVSLNTTLIHEEVRQLGAAFHKSLDGETGEGEAS